In a single window of the Nocardiopsis composta genome:
- a CDS encoding FtsX-like permease family protein: MFGYAWAQIRANPARLSAVLLAIVLGTLFLAATAVFTATSAAGLRAVAAAPLTAADVVVDRAPESTDPGADWPAQLAGHPDVTAVAPVHARTVQFVTGDMRGTASVYSVADRPELRWFDLAEGEWPSAADEVVADLPTLEAAGLSVGDSVRLLSEGGEETRVTVVGAADIGFRPLTGVQYQLYASEGFFSGEVPVSATARTGEGASADAVVESLAGTLPDGLEPMTAREQADQAADRFAGGSQQLELILLAFALIALLAATMVIANTFAILLAQRRRDTALLRLVGADRSQVRNLVVTEASIIGSAGSAVGVAGGVGVGYAGASLMGLTGGGLQLSPLGLAGAFLLGVVTTVCAAWFPARRAAAVAPIEALRSAPVQGGVRFRAVHAVGLGVAALGAAVMALGILGGVLLPVIGGGFFAAIGLLLGLRYVISWLIGRADLVLERFGGVAELAGANLRRNTGRAATATLALVLGLGLITALITAAGTGRATIDSDLRDRYPVDVSARVDSGSVSAETVDMVRRIDELALVEAVRTGHAAIGGLGESTLVGISEETARAAGADALATGDPEVPAVLVSGEQMKALGAGDGDTVELVIDGDPHTFIVYESALATASGTAAPVVRDDVLDAVLPGGERGMVWGLAAPGADGEALADQMSLVAGADPEIALSGALSERLDITEVLDILVNLSLAMLIVTVVISSLGVANTLSLSVLERTRESALLRALGLTRGGLKGTLAVEAAVIALLGALLGTLLGVPYGLLGVKAVIGETAPLVVALPWAGLALVLAAAVLIGLAATLLPARRVARIAPAEGLSND; encoded by the coding sequence ATGTTCGGCTACGCCTGGGCGCAGATCCGCGCCAACCCCGCCCGGCTCTCCGCGGTCCTGCTGGCGATCGTGCTCGGTACGCTCTTCCTCGCGGCCACCGCCGTGTTCACGGCGACCTCCGCCGCCGGTCTGAGGGCCGTCGCCGCGGCACCGCTCACGGCGGCCGACGTGGTGGTGGACCGGGCACCGGAGAGCACCGACCCCGGTGCCGACTGGCCCGCGCAGCTCGCCGGGCATCCCGATGTCACCGCCGTGGCCCCCGTCCACGCGCGTACGGTCCAGTTCGTCACCGGCGACATGCGCGGGACCGCCAGCGTCTACAGCGTCGCCGACCGGCCCGAACTCCGCTGGTTCGATCTGGCCGAGGGGGAATGGCCGTCGGCCGCCGATGAGGTGGTGGCCGACCTGCCGACCCTGGAGGCCGCAGGGCTCTCCGTGGGCGACTCCGTCCGCCTCCTCTCGGAAGGGGGCGAGGAGACCAGGGTGACCGTGGTCGGTGCGGCCGACATCGGCTTCCGGCCGCTGACCGGCGTGCAGTACCAGCTCTACGCCTCGGAGGGCTTCTTCTCGGGCGAGGTTCCGGTGAGCGCCACGGCCCGCACCGGCGAGGGGGCCTCGGCTGACGCCGTGGTGGAGAGCCTGGCCGGCACCCTCCCCGACGGCCTGGAACCGATGACGGCCAGAGAGCAGGCGGATCAGGCGGCGGACCGGTTCGCGGGCGGTTCTCAGCAGCTGGAACTCATCCTCCTCGCGTTCGCCCTCATCGCCCTGCTCGCGGCCACGATGGTGATCGCCAACACGTTCGCCATCCTGCTCGCGCAGCGCCGCCGGGACACCGCGCTCCTGCGCCTGGTCGGCGCCGACCGGTCCCAGGTGCGGAACCTGGTCGTCACCGAGGCGTCGATCATCGGTTCCGCCGGGTCGGCGGTGGGTGTGGCCGGAGGCGTCGGGGTGGGCTACGCAGGCGCCTCGCTGATGGGGTTGACCGGGGGCGGCCTGCAGCTGAGCCCGCTGGGCCTGGCCGGGGCCTTCCTGCTCGGCGTCGTCACGACCGTGTGCGCCGCGTGGTTCCCCGCGCGCAGGGCGGCGGCGGTGGCCCCGATCGAGGCGCTGCGGTCGGCGCCGGTCCAAGGCGGGGTCAGGTTCAGGGCCGTCCACGCCGTCGGACTCGGCGTCGCCGCCCTCGGTGCGGCGGTGATGGCGCTCGGCATCCTGGGAGGAGTCCTCCTCCCGGTGATCGGTGGAGGTTTCTTCGCCGCGATCGGCCTGCTCCTGGGGCTGCGCTACGTGATCTCCTGGTTGATCGGAAGGGCCGACCTCGTCCTGGAGAGGTTCGGAGGGGTCGCGGAGCTGGCCGGGGCCAACCTCCGGCGGAACACCGGCAGAGCCGCCACGGCCACGCTCGCCCTGGTCCTGGGGCTGGGGCTGATCACCGCTCTCATCACGGCCGCCGGCACCGGGCGGGCCACCATCGACAGCGATCTGCGCGACCGGTACCCCGTGGACGTGAGCGCCCGGGTCGACAGCGGCTCCGTCTCCGCCGAGACCGTGGACATGGTCCGCCGCATCGACGAGCTGGCCCTGGTCGAGGCGGTGCGCACCGGGCATGCGGCCATCGGCGGCCTGGGCGAGTCGACCCTGGTCGGGATCTCCGAGGAGACGGCCCGGGCCGCGGGTGCCGACGCCTTGGCCACGGGCGACCCCGAGGTCCCGGCCGTGCTGGTGTCCGGGGAGCAGATGAAGGCGCTGGGGGCCGGGGACGGGGACACCGTCGAGCTCGTCATCGACGGCGATCCGCACACGTTCATCGTGTACGAATCCGCTCTCGCCACAGCGTCGGGCACCGCAGCCCCGGTAGTGCGCGACGACGTTCTCGATGCCGTCCTCCCCGGCGGAGAGCGGGGCATGGTGTGGGGCCTGGCCGCCCCGGGGGCCGACGGCGAGGCGCTGGCGGACCAGATGAGCCTGGTCGCCGGGGCGGACCCGGAGATCGCCCTCAGCGGAGCGCTCAGCGAGCGGCTCGACATCACAGAGGTCCTCGACATCCTGGTCAACCTCTCTCTGGCGATGCTCATCGTCACCGTGGTCATTTCCAGCCTGGGCGTGGCGAACACCTTGAGCCTGTCCGTCCTGGAGAGGACCCGGGAGTCGGCGCTGCTCCGCGCGCTGGGGCTCACCAGGGGCGGCCTGAAGGGAACTCTCGCGGTCGAGGCCGCGGTGATCGCCCTCCTGGGAGCCCTGCTGGGTACTCTGCTCGGCGTTCCCTACGGGCTGTTGGGGGTGAAGGCCGTCATCGGTGAAACCGCCCCCCTCGTCGTGGCGCTCCCTTGGGCCGGCCTGGCACTCGTGCTCGCGGCCGCCGTACTGATCGGACTGGCGGCCACCCTGCTCCCCGCCCGGCGAGTGGCCCGGATCGCCCCGGCCGAAGGGCTGAGCAATGACTGA
- a CDS encoding response regulator, whose translation MVRVLLMDDEAMIRAGVRSILANDPAIEVVAEAGDGREGMELARAYRPDVALVDIRMPLMDGLEAAVELRRALPETGVAILTTFGEEEYVVRALSAGADGFLLKTGDPRELLMGVRAVAEGGAFLSPRVARQVLDGLEHDRSAGRLRASEQVGDLTEREREVLALLGAGLSNGEIGRRLFLVEGTVKGHVSAILKRLRVRNRVEAAVLAHEAGLIPKTRVETE comes from the coding sequence ATGGTGCGCGTCCTGCTGATGGACGATGAGGCGATGATCCGCGCCGGAGTGCGCTCGATCCTCGCCAACGACCCGGCCATCGAGGTGGTGGCGGAGGCAGGAGACGGGCGCGAGGGGATGGAGCTGGCCCGGGCCTACCGTCCCGATGTCGCCCTGGTGGACATCCGCATGCCGCTGATGGACGGCCTGGAAGCGGCGGTCGAGCTGCGGCGCGCGTTGCCGGAGACAGGGGTGGCCATTCTGACCACCTTCGGCGAGGAGGAGTACGTGGTCCGCGCGCTTTCCGCCGGTGCCGACGGGTTCCTGCTGAAGACGGGCGATCCCCGGGAACTGCTGATGGGTGTCCGGGCCGTGGCCGAGGGGGGCGCCTTCCTCTCGCCCAGAGTGGCCCGACAGGTGCTCGACGGACTGGAGCACGACCGGTCCGCGGGGCGCCTGCGAGCGAGCGAGCAGGTGGGCGATCTGACCGAGCGCGAGCGCGAAGTGCTGGCTCTGCTCGGTGCGGGGCTGTCCAACGGCGAGATAGGCCGCCGGCTCTTCCTCGTCGAGGGCACCGTGAAGGGGCACGTGAGCGCGATCCTCAAGCGGCTGAGGGTCCGCAATCGAGTGGAGGCCGCGGTCCTGGCACACGAGGCGGGCCTGATCCCGAAGACCCGCGTCGAGACCGAGTAG
- a CDS encoding ABC transporter ATP-binding protein: MSIPTTERRGTALRAVDLVKRFGEGETAVTAVAGVSLGFSRGEFVAVMGPSGSGKSTLMNLLAGLDTPTSGRVMVEDTDLSGLDDRRLTLLRRERIGFIFQAFNLLPTLTAEQNILLPLKLSGRRPDRSLFEEIVGALRLQDRLGHRPSEMSGGQQQRVAVARALLTEPAVVFADEPTGALDVSTGRELLGRLREACTRLGQTIVMVTHDPTAAAYADRVLLLSDGTLHGTIESPTPREILAAMAGMES, encoded by the coding sequence ATGAGCATACCGACGACCGAGCGAAGGGGTACCGCACTCCGAGCGGTCGACCTCGTCAAGAGGTTCGGAGAGGGCGAGACGGCGGTCACCGCCGTGGCAGGGGTGTCGCTCGGTTTCTCACGCGGTGAGTTCGTCGCCGTCATGGGCCCCTCGGGCTCCGGTAAGTCGACGCTGATGAACCTCCTCGCCGGCCTGGACACGCCCACGTCGGGGCGGGTGATGGTCGAGGACACCGACCTCTCCGGACTCGACGACCGGAGGCTGACCCTGTTGCGTCGCGAACGGATCGGCTTCATCTTCCAGGCGTTCAATCTGCTGCCGACCCTCACCGCAGAGCAGAACATCCTGCTTCCGCTCAAGCTCTCCGGCCGCCGCCCGGACCGCTCCCTCTTCGAGGAGATCGTGGGCGCCCTGCGGCTCCAGGACCGGCTGGGGCACCGCCCCTCGGAGATGTCCGGCGGACAGCAGCAGCGCGTCGCGGTCGCCCGAGCCCTGCTCACCGAACCGGCGGTGGTCTTCGCCGACGAGCCGACCGGCGCCCTCGACGTCTCCACCGGCCGCGAACTCCTCGGGCGCTTGCGCGAGGCCTGTACCCGGCTCGGCCAGACCATCGTCATGGTCACCCACGACCCGACCGCCGCCGCCTACGCGGACCGGGTACTGCTGCTGTCCGATGGAACCCTGCACGGCACCATCGAGAGCCCCACGCCCCGGGAGATCCTGGCGGCCATGGCGGGGATGGAGAGCTGA
- a CDS encoding ABC transporter ATP-binding protein, protein MWEHARPHYRVLLVGAALTLLGGAAGLAQPLLAGHVIDALGNGGSVLGPVLLLTGVVLGGAVLGALGSFLLERTGQGVVLEVRRNLVNSLVRLHVSEVDRIKPGDLVSRLTADTTLLRSVATSGLVNITTSGVLLIGGVAIMLVLDWRLFSVAAGMIATVALLAAVVMPRISAATQASQAALGEMGARLERLLGAFRTVKASSGEEREAARLHEAAERSWRSGVAVAGWTALSATTTSLAANTAFLAILAVGGGLVATGSMEISTLIAFLLLLFYLVQPIAGLVSSVAELQTGLAAIRRVDEAAGLRREEKGGPSGAERPREEPASVELKDVVFRYHPDLPLVHQGVSFRAAGAGLTALVGPSGAGKTTVFSLVERFYDPAAGKVLLDGTDVRDWPLEALRAQIGYVEQDAPVLDGSLRQNLVLASPHATAEELAEVVHRARLEDLVSRLPQGLDSEIGHRGTTLSGGERQRVAIARALLRKPRLLLMDEATSQLDAANEKALKEVMLEAAATANVIVVAHRLSTVTAADRIVVMDMGKVRSVGAHADLVDRDELYRGLAVGQLLVSERE, encoded by the coding sequence TTGTGGGAGCACGCCCGCCCGCATTACCGGGTACTCCTGGTCGGGGCGGCACTCACTCTTCTGGGCGGGGCCGCCGGCCTGGCTCAACCGCTACTCGCCGGGCATGTGATCGACGCTCTCGGAAACGGCGGCTCCGTTCTCGGTCCGGTGCTGCTTCTGACCGGAGTCGTCCTCGGCGGGGCGGTACTCGGAGCTCTGGGCTCCTTCCTCCTGGAACGCACCGGCCAAGGCGTCGTCCTGGAGGTGCGCCGCAATCTGGTGAATTCGCTCGTCCGGCTGCACGTAAGCGAAGTGGACCGGATCAAACCGGGTGATCTGGTGTCCCGGCTCACCGCCGACACCACTCTGCTCCGCAGTGTGGCCACCAGCGGGCTGGTGAACATCACCACCAGCGGTGTCCTGCTGATCGGCGGCGTAGCGATCATGCTCGTACTGGACTGGCGCCTGTTCTCCGTGGCCGCCGGGATGATCGCCACCGTGGCCCTGCTCGCGGCGGTGGTCATGCCGCGCATCAGTGCCGCGACCCAGGCATCCCAGGCGGCGCTGGGAGAGATGGGGGCGCGATTGGAGCGGCTTCTCGGTGCTTTCCGCACGGTCAAGGCCTCTTCCGGCGAGGAGCGCGAGGCCGCCCGGCTCCATGAGGCGGCGGAACGCTCGTGGCGCAGCGGTGTGGCGGTCGCCGGGTGGACGGCGCTGTCGGCCACCACGACCTCGCTGGCGGCCAACACGGCCTTCCTCGCCATACTCGCGGTCGGAGGAGGGCTCGTGGCCACCGGGTCCATGGAGATCTCCACCCTCATCGCCTTCCTGCTACTGCTCTTCTATCTCGTGCAGCCCATCGCCGGCCTGGTCTCCTCGGTGGCCGAGCTCCAGACGGGCCTGGCCGCCATCCGGCGGGTCGACGAGGCCGCGGGGCTGCGGCGCGAGGAGAAGGGCGGGCCGTCCGGGGCCGAGCGGCCCCGAGAGGAGCCCGCGTCGGTAGAGCTGAAGGACGTCGTCTTCCGGTACCACCCGGATCTGCCCCTGGTCCATCAGGGGGTCTCGTTCCGCGCGGCCGGCGCCGGACTGACCGCTCTGGTCGGTCCCTCCGGCGCGGGAAAGACCACGGTGTTCTCCTTGGTGGAGCGCTTCTACGACCCGGCCGCGGGCAAAGTGCTGCTGGACGGGACGGACGTGCGCGACTGGCCCTTGGAGGCCTTGCGGGCCCAGATCGGCTACGTGGAGCAGGACGCCCCGGTCCTGGACGGATCTCTTCGGCAGAACCTGGTACTGGCCTCACCGCACGCCACCGCGGAGGAGCTGGCCGAGGTGGTGCACCGCGCCCGCCTGGAGGACCTGGTCTCACGACTCCCGCAGGGTCTGGACAGCGAGATCGGCCACCGGGGCACGACCCTTTCCGGAGGTGAGCGCCAGCGGGTGGCCATCGCCCGCGCCCTGCTGCGCAAGCCTCGCCTGCTGCTGATGGACGAGGCCACGTCCCAGTTGGACGCCGCCAACGAGAAGGCCTTGAAGGAGGTCATGCTGGAGGCCGCGGCCACCGCCAACGTGATCGTCGTGGCGCACCGGCTGTCCACGGTCACCGCCGCCGACCGCATCGTGGTCATGGACATGGGGAAGGTGCGCTCCGTGGGGGCCCACGCCGACCTGGTCGACCGGGACGAACTGTACCGCGGCCTCGCCGTAGGGCAGCTTCTGGTCTCCGAGCGCGAATGA
- a CDS encoding class I SAM-dependent methyltransferase: MPKDSSADGVAAVLAELSRGREPCLELGVGTGRIALPLARRVGSVVGVDFSREMLALLEHDVQATGADVRPVLSDMRGYTDGAVYPLVYCVTGVLSGLTGRSEQRDAVLSWAECVEPGGRLVIEVQTPEAIALLHAGKASDTVFQAHPEGGTGVLVSRVLDTERSLWHVSSAYFGTDRTKITRETCRLVAPAELDSHATEAGLRLHARFGDWEKGPLTVGSGTYISVYERPAKA, encoded by the coding sequence ATGCCCAAGGACTCCTCGGCGGACGGAGTCGCTGCGGTGTTGGCCGAACTCTCGCGAGGGCGAGAGCCCTGTCTCGAGTTGGGGGTGGGGACCGGGCGGATCGCTCTGCCGCTGGCACGCAGAGTCGGGAGCGTGGTGGGAGTGGACTTCTCCCGCGAGATGCTCGCTCTGCTCGAACACGACGTTCAAGCGACCGGGGCGGATGTCCGGCCGGTACTCTCCGATATGCGCGGATACACCGACGGCGCCGTGTATCCGCTGGTCTACTGCGTCACCGGAGTCCTCTCTGGCCTGACCGGACGCTCGGAGCAGCGCGACGCCGTCCTCTCCTGGGCGGAGTGCGTCGAGCCTGGCGGGCGGCTGGTCATTGAAGTCCAGACCCCTGAGGCCATCGCCCTCCTCCACGCGGGAAAGGCCTCCGACACGGTCTTCCAGGCGCATCCGGAGGGCGGAACAGGGGTTCTCGTCAGCCGTGTGCTGGACACCGAACGGAGCCTGTGGCACGTCTCCAGTGCCTACTTCGGCACAGACCGCACGAAGATCACCCGGGAGACCTGCCGCCTGGTGGCTCCCGCGGAACTGGATTCCCATGCGACCGAGGCGGGTCTGCGGCTCCACGCCCGCTTCGGGGATTGGGAGAAAGGGCCGCTCACTGTCGGCAGCGGAACCTACATCAGCGTCTATGAACGGCCGGCAAAGGCCTGA
- a CDS encoding type 2 lanthipeptide synthetase LanM family protein: MPGVLSARISQRKQQTVDVQVLAQLAHRARYLSERVGADAHGAGVGPEKAPQAWRREAFRDEESFHRYLEAHGTTEGRIAEVLAGRGPAPVSEPPAWALELGRVIEGGMGELGDPDQEEAVVLGVPCRPAPFSTLISRFTGPAVARLRRTLRDTADLPERGSRLEHDLRSSLSTRLLSLALRTLVTELHLARERGELRGDGPEARYEDFNRRLLASPDRLARLFSAYPVLGRLLVEAQEGWRRHVEELFTRLSADRPALAAQGWIASPHTPLTSLKMDAGDAHDGGRTVAICTFACGGRVVYKPREVRLDVLYERAVGHLNGRAGRAVARAPPAPWPEHAMAGSSTSSTGTVPPDRLAEYYRNLGATLALTYVLGAGDVHMENAVSSGEHSVVIDLETLLQNREVTGRETTAFARARDLLNDGVLGVGFLPMRVATGQGGASADASVVAGGLEGAEASLPVLTGIGTDSLAVGRGSGTMRPAANLPGEPERLAPASRTEDIVAGFTEAYGLLARDRDGFLSALGDLSELRTRHLLRPTRLYSRLLYESTHPVYLRDGIDREHLFDRLWATTTGQPSTRTGTASEIRQLLRYDVPRFTASVTELSLWEGDGPVDDFYFTTSAAAALRERLARPEKSESVRHAATIREAMSALSADRNTTAPRRPITLNPDRSAPDRLKEQALSAAGSVLEELAASRIDGAAGRDCTWIGLNPAAFNGSDFEYRPLSPLLFEGAAGMAVAYVGAAKALGTPGAPDPGMLDIAWRCARPVTAFVADTGAGASPPANAVGAYSGYAGALYALLHLSAATGGDALLDRLLRSGPETVARLAEQDSYHDLAAGAAGAAVVCLRIYEHTGDGRALETACRVAHAVVGRGLAEGETLSWPTDIDGGHLGGFAHGASGIGWALLEVGSGSGDDALLDAGSRALAFDTARFDAGARAWPDLRREVRGQALYPVQWCHGAIGIGMSRALTCDRVPSPDSAAEAEAAVEALVERGLPPNDSLCHGTLGAREFLSLMAGRSERARGALHRLDRTILRRFEEGVAQDGIVGPHTATPGLLLGRAGFVLGLLRMAEPERVPSVLSLEGPGKD; the protein is encoded by the coding sequence GTGCCGGGCGTTCTGTCCGCTCGCATCAGCCAGAGAAAGCAGCAGACCGTGGATGTGCAAGTACTTGCCCAGTTGGCCCACCGCGCCCGGTACCTGTCCGAGCGGGTGGGCGCCGACGCGCACGGGGCCGGTGTCGGCCCAGAGAAGGCCCCGCAGGCGTGGAGGCGGGAAGCCTTCCGCGACGAGGAGTCCTTCCATCGCTATCTTGAGGCCCACGGCACCACTGAGGGCCGGATCGCTGAGGTCCTGGCGGGGCGGGGCCCCGCCCCCGTTTCTGAACCCCCGGCCTGGGCTCTGGAACTGGGCCGGGTGATCGAGGGAGGCATGGGGGAGCTCGGGGACCCTGACCAGGAAGAGGCCGTGGTACTCGGAGTGCCCTGTAGGCCGGCGCCGTTCAGCACGCTGATCTCCCGGTTCACCGGGCCCGCCGTCGCGCGCCTGCGCCGGACACTGCGGGACACCGCGGATCTGCCGGAGCGCGGATCGCGTCTGGAACACGATCTTCGCTCCTCCCTGTCCACCCGGCTTCTCTCCCTGGCGCTGCGGACTCTGGTGACCGAGTTGCACCTCGCCCGCGAACGGGGCGAACTCCGCGGAGACGGCCCCGAGGCCAGGTATGAGGACTTCAACCGGCGACTGCTCGCCAGTCCCGACCGCCTCGCCCGTCTGTTCAGCGCCTACCCTGTCCTCGGGCGTCTGCTCGTGGAGGCACAGGAGGGCTGGCGCCGGCATGTTGAGGAGCTGTTCACGCGTTTGAGCGCGGACCGCCCCGCACTCGCGGCCCAGGGGTGGATCGCCTCCCCTCACACCCCTCTGACGTCGCTGAAGATGGACGCCGGCGATGCCCACGATGGGGGACGTACGGTCGCGATCTGCACGTTTGCCTGCGGAGGCCGGGTCGTATACAAGCCCCGCGAAGTCCGTCTGGACGTCCTCTACGAGCGGGCCGTAGGCCACCTGAACGGCCGCGCGGGGCGGGCGGTGGCACGAGCCCCCCCCGCACCGTGGCCCGAGCATGCCATGGCTGGGTCGAGTACATCGAGCACCGGCACTGTCCCCCCGGACCGCCTTGCGGAGTACTACCGGAACCTCGGTGCGACCCTCGCCCTCACCTACGTTCTGGGAGCCGGCGATGTGCACATGGAGAACGCCGTCTCCTCGGGAGAGCACAGCGTGGTCATCGACCTGGAGACACTGCTGCAGAATCGGGAGGTGACGGGTCGGGAGACCACCGCGTTCGCCCGGGCCCGCGATCTGCTCAACGACGGAGTCCTGGGCGTAGGGTTCCTGCCGATGCGCGTCGCCACGGGCCAGGGCGGTGCCAGCGCGGACGCCAGCGTCGTGGCCGGTGGTCTGGAGGGGGCGGAGGCCTCCCTGCCTGTACTGACCGGAATCGGTACCGACAGCCTGGCCGTCGGCCGCGGCAGCGGTACGATGCGCCCGGCCGCGAACCTGCCGGGTGAACCCGAACGGCTCGCCCCCGCCTCCCGCACCGAGGACATCGTCGCGGGGTTCACGGAGGCCTACGGACTTCTCGCCCGCGACCGCGACGGCTTCCTGTCCGCGCTGGGAGACCTCTCGGAACTCCGGACCCGTCACCTGCTCCGCCCGACACGCCTGTACAGCAGACTGCTGTACGAGAGCACCCACCCCGTCTACCTGCGCGACGGCATTGACCGCGAGCATCTGTTCGACCGCCTGTGGGCCACCACCACCGGTCAGCCCTCCACCCGAACGGGCACCGCGTCGGAGATCCGGCAGTTGCTCCGCTACGACGTGCCGCGCTTCACCGCGTCCGTGACGGAACTGTCGCTCTGGGAGGGAGACGGCCCGGTGGACGACTTCTACTTCACCACCTCCGCCGCCGCCGCTCTGCGTGAGCGGCTCGCACGGCCGGAGAAGAGCGAGTCGGTCCGGCACGCCGCCACCATCCGCGAGGCGATGTCCGCCCTGTCCGCCGACCGGAACACCACCGCGCCGCGCCGCCCGATCACTTTGAACCCCGACCGCTCCGCGCCGGACCGGCTCAAGGAACAGGCCCTGTCCGCGGCCGGCTCCGTCCTGGAGGAATTGGCCGCCTCCCGGATCGACGGCGCCGCGGGCCGGGACTGCACGTGGATCGGGCTCAACCCGGCGGCGTTCAACGGCTCCGACTTCGAGTACCGTCCGCTCTCCCCGCTGCTCTTCGAAGGGGCGGCCGGGATGGCCGTCGCCTACGTCGGCGCCGCGAAGGCCCTCGGAACCCCGGGTGCTCCCGACCCCGGAATGCTCGACATCGCATGGCGGTGCGCCCGCCCGGTCACGGCCTTCGTGGCGGACACCGGCGCCGGAGCGTCCCCTCCGGCGAACGCGGTGGGGGCCTACAGCGGATACGCCGGCGCCCTTTACGCCCTGTTGCACCTGTCGGCCGCCACCGGTGGCGACGCTCTGCTGGACCGGCTCCTGCGCAGCGGTCCGGAGACCGTGGCGAGGCTGGCCGAACAGGACTCCTACCACGATCTCGCCGCCGGTGCCGCGGGGGCCGCCGTCGTGTGCCTGCGCATATACGAACACACCGGGGACGGGCGCGCTCTGGAGACCGCCTGCCGCGTCGCACATGCCGTGGTCGGACGCGGCCTGGCCGAGGGCGAGACACTGAGCTGGCCCACCGATATCGACGGTGGGCACCTGGGCGGTTTCGCCCACGGGGCCTCCGGTATCGGTTGGGCGCTGCTGGAGGTCGGTTCGGGGTCCGGTGATGATGCCCTGCTGGACGCGGGGAGCCGTGCCCTGGCCTTCGACACCGCCCGTTTCGATGCCGGGGCCCGGGCCTGGCCGGATCTGCGCCGCGAGGTGCGCGGGCAGGCGCTTTACCCCGTCCAGTGGTGCCACGGCGCCATCGGCATCGGGATGAGCCGGGCCTTGACCTGCGACAGGGTCCCTTCTCCCGACTCGGCCGCGGAGGCGGAGGCCGCGGTCGAGGCGCTTGTGGAACGCGGTCTTCCTCCCAACGACTCCTTGTGCCACGGAACCCTGGGGGCGCGCGAATTCCTCTCCCTGATGGCCGGCCGCTCGGAGCGGGCCCGCGGTGCACTGCACCGGCTCGACCGGACGATCCTCCGGCGGTTCGAGGAAGGCGTCGCCCAAGATGGCATCGTCGGTCCCCATACGGCGACGCCGGGGCTTCTGCTGGGGCGGGCGGGTTTCGTCCTCGGCCTGCTCCGTATGGCCGAACCGGAGCGGGTCCCGTCGGTCCTGTCCCTGGAAGGGCCCGGAAAGGACTGA
- a CDS encoding sensor histidine kinase — MRLLPARLRPGHTALACAALVALLALQWPALFLLLPVPVLLTGRLSESPRAAATVYAVGVGAGVVWLSASGQPLGVWVTGGALVLFAVPLPWLVGLYLRSAAALEEAGWERARSLESEARLVAERARMRERSRIAGDLHDAVGHELSLLSLRAGAMEMASDLSRERRSEAAELREAAGRAADRLAEALRVLRADEEAAPLRPSDDSLTALVERSRSSGMDVTLIQREGTRNLPVMVDRAVYRVVQEALTNAARHAPGSAMEVAVETTADEVSVQVTGGAPRPGAPRAQGAGSGTGLVSLRERVRHVGGTFRAGRDGAGWTVSASLPLHGRPRARTAESQEEGGETQRLDPHRRVRRRTAWAIALITGAPVVVALLGYALALAITVHQAATATLEPEVFERLRPGQDRAEVEAMLPERRLHDGPFGGGPPPRGPAGTECGDYRSGSGIFDGDHDRYRLCFDSEELVSAEVLTW; from the coding sequence ATGCGGCTCCTCCCGGCCCGGCTCCGACCCGGCCACACGGCTCTGGCCTGCGCGGCCCTTGTGGCCTTGCTCGCTCTCCAGTGGCCGGCGCTGTTCCTCCTCCTCCCCGTTCCGGTGCTGCTCACGGGCCGCCTGTCCGAGAGCCCTCGTGCCGCGGCCACCGTGTACGCGGTCGGGGTGGGGGCCGGAGTGGTGTGGCTCTCGGCTTCCGGCCAGCCCTTGGGTGTCTGGGTCACAGGCGGCGCGCTGGTGCTGTTCGCCGTCCCGCTGCCCTGGCTGGTGGGGTTGTACCTGCGCAGTGCCGCCGCTTTGGAGGAGGCGGGCTGGGAGAGGGCCCGGAGCCTGGAGAGCGAGGCCCGCCTCGTCGCCGAACGGGCCCGTATGCGTGAACGCTCCCGCATCGCGGGGGACCTCCATGACGCCGTCGGACACGAGCTCAGCCTGCTGTCGCTGCGGGCAGGGGCCATGGAGATGGCCAGTGACCTGTCCAGGGAGCGGCGCTCGGAGGCGGCCGAACTGCGGGAGGCCGCGGGGCGCGCGGCCGACCGGTTGGCCGAGGCGCTGCGGGTTCTGCGTGCCGATGAGGAGGCGGCTCCGCTCCGGCCGTCCGACGACAGCCTCACCGCACTGGTGGAGCGCTCCCGGTCCTCGGGGATGGACGTGACCCTGATCCAGCGGGAGGGGACACGGAACCTCCCCGTGATGGTGGACCGTGCCGTGTACCGGGTGGTTCAAGAGGCCCTGACCAACGCCGCCCGGCATGCGCCGGGCTCGGCTATGGAGGTCGCGGTCGAGACGACGGCCGACGAGGTGTCGGTACAGGTCACCGGGGGGGCGCCCCGGCCCGGTGCTCCCCGCGCCCAGGGGGCGGGAAGCGGTACCGGCCTGGTGAGCCTGCGGGAGCGGGTGAGGCATGTCGGCGGTACGTTCCGTGCGGGCCGGGACGGAGCCGGTTGGACGGTCTCGGCGAGTCTGCCGCTGCACGGCCGTCCCCGCGCCAGGACGGCGGAATCGCAAGAGGAGGGCGGGGAGACGCAGCGCCTCGATCCGCACCGCCGGGTGCGGAGGCGGACGGCGTGGGCGATCGCCCTGATCACCGGTGCTCCCGTCGTGGTGGCGCTGCTGGGCTACGCGCTGGCACTGGCGATCACCGTCCATCAGGCGGCGACCGCCACGCTGGAGCCCGAGGTCTTCGAGCGGCTGCGGCCTGGGCAGGACAGGGCCGAGGTGGAGGCCATGCTCCCCGAAAGGCGACTGCACGACGGGCCTTTCGGCGGTGGGCCGCCTCCCAGGGGCCCGGCGGGGACGGAGTGCGGAGACTACAGGTCCGGCTCCGGGATCTTCGACGGAGACCACGATCGGTACCGTCTGTGCTTCGACTCCGAAGAACTGGTATCGGCCGAGGTGCTGACATGGTGA